The genomic stretch ACAGCGGGGAGTATCGCGTTGTTCAAAGAACGCTGCGAGGAATTCGGGTTCACGCCGAAACAGATATTGCCGCATGACAGTTATTTGATTAATCTCGGCAACCCGGATGCGGATGCGCTGGCGAAGTCGCGGGAGGCTTTCCTCGACGAGATGCAGCGTTGCGAGCAGTTGGGGCTGGATCGGTTGAATTTTCACCCCGGCAGCACGTTGAAGAAGATCAGCGACGAGGAATGTCTGGCGCTGATCGCGGAGTCGATTAACTTGACGCTGGATAAGACCTGCGGCGTGACGGCAGTGATCGAGAACACGGCGGGGCAGGGATCGAATCTCGGCTACACGTTCGAGCAGATTGCCTATATTATTGACCGGGTAGAGGACAAGAGCCGGGTGGGCGTCTGCATTGATACCTGTCATTCTTTCGCCGCGGGTTACGACTTGGCCTCGACGGGAGGATTCACCGAGACGTTCGAGCATTTCGATAACGTGATCGGTTTCAAGTACCTGCGGGGTATGCACCTGAACGATGCCAAAAAAGAACTGGGTTCACGGGTGGACCGCCACGACAGTTTGGGAAAAGGAACGTTGGGCATAGAGCCTTTCAAGTGGATCATGGAGGATGAACGGTTTGACGGTATTCCATTGATATTGGAAACGCCGGATGAGGCGTTGTGGCCGGAGGAAATACGGATGTTAAAGGGGTTCGTGAAATGATAGGGGTGCGTGCATCCGTGAAATGGTTGTTGACGGCGGTGGCCGTCCTTTCGGGGGTATCCCTCGCGGCGCAAGTTTTGCCGGGGGAAGAAGGTATTCTTGAACGGGGAAGGCGTCTTCCCGGCGAGGTGAGCGTGGAGGCACTTGTAGACAGCGTGGCACGGTGGGGACGGACGGAACGGGAGAAAGTGATCGTGCTGGCGGGGTGGTTCCGCGAGTATATGGCGATTGATGTCGGGAAGTTCCTCACGGGAGGCCCGGACGGGGATTACCGCGACGTGTTGAAGGAGAGGAAGGGAATTTGCGGGGATTTCACGGGGTTGTTCGGGGAGTTATGCAACAGGTTGGGGATCGAGAACGAGCGGGTGGAAGGATACGTGGTGGGGGATGGCCGGGAGCGCGGGGAAACGTGTCTCCGGACGAATCACGTGTGGAACGCCGTGCGGGTGGCGGGGGAGTGGTGGCACGTTGATATGATGTGGGCCGTGGGGGCGTTGGGGAGAGATGCCGGGGGAGAATGGATGTTCAAGCGGCATTGGAACCCGGAGTACGTGTTGATGCGGGGTGAGCAATTTCTGACCACTCATATGCCGGCTGATCCGGCGTGGCAGTTGACCGACAGGCCGTACGCCATGGACGCGTTTATCGAGGGGAATTTGGCAGATGGTGAACGGGGAGATTATTATAATTACATGGATAGTATTACGGTTTTCCGGCGCTTGCCGAGGGATGAACGGCAGATGCTTTTTGCCCGGCGGGCGAACCGTTTTAACCCGCGGAACAAGGAGGTAATGGCGGTGACGTACTATAACGAGGCGGTTTTCCTGTTGAATTATAACCGGAAGACGCGGGCCGTGTTGAACCGGGCGAGGGAGTATTTCAGGATCGCGGAAGAGTACGCGAGGGATTTGCCCGGCGTGAAAGAGAGTATTGACGAGGGACTCCGGAACGTGGAGGCTCTAATTAAATAGAGGAATGAGAATATTACATACTTCAGACTGGCATTTGGGAAAGCGGTTGAATGACCGGGAGCGTGCCGGGGAGCAAGTGGCCGTGATGGATGAGATCGTGCGGGTGACCGACGAGGAGGCCGTGGACGCGGTGATCGTGGCGGGTGACTTGTTCGACACGTTTAACCCGCCCGTGGAGGCGATCGAGTTGCTTTACCGCACGTTGCATCGGTTGGCACGGGGCGGGCAGCGGCTGGTGGTAGCTATTGCCGGGAATCACGATTCTCCGGACCGGGTGGATTCGCCCGACGTGCTGGCACGGGAGAGCGGGATCTTCTTCGCCGGGAACCCGATGATCGTGTCGCGGGAGACGCGAACGGAAGGCGGGGTAACCTTGGTCCGGTCGGATGAGGGGTTTGCTGAGTTCCGCTTGCCGGGGTTTGATTACCCGTTGCGGGTGCTACTTACCCCTTACACGAACGGGCAACGGGCCAAACGCTACATGGGTGCGGAGGATGCCGACGAGGGGTTGCGGGTTTTCCTGCGGGATCACTGGGCAGGGGTGGCCGACAAGTATTGCGATACGGAGGGGGTGAACCTGTTGGTGGCTCATCTTTTCATGGCGAGGGAGGGCGGTGAGTTGCCCGAAGAGCCGGAGGATGAGCGACCGATCAATATCGGCGGTGCCGATGCCGTCTATACTTTGTTGATTCCCCCGGCCATGCAGTACGCGGCACTGGGACACCTGCATCGTTGGCAAACGGTGGACATGGAGCCTTGTCCCGCGGTGTACAGCGGCAGTCCATTGAGTTACAGTTTCAGCGAGGCCGAGCAGGATAAATACGTGACGCTCGTGAACCTTGAACCGGGAGGTCCGGCCTGTGTCACGAAACGTCGGTTGACGAGCGGGCGTCCCTTGGTGCGTCGTCGTTTCGAGGGGGTGGAGGCTGCCTTGCAATGGCTCGCGGAGCATCCCAACACGTGGGTGGAACTGACCGTTGCTACGGATACTTTCCTCACGGCGCAAGAAGTAAAATCCCTGCATGCCGCACATGACGGTATAGTTTGTATCATCCCGGACGTGCGTGACGCTTCTCTCGTGAACGATCGTGTGGCCTCTATCCACGACCTGCGTTCGGACGTTAACGCCCTCTTTGCCGAGTACTTCCGCCAGCGCAAGGGACAGGAACCGAATGAAGAAATCATGTCACTTTTCCGTGAGGCGTTGTCGATTGATGGCGGTTCGAGGAAAAGTGACAGTTAAAAGATATCAGTAAGTTACAGGTTCTATCATTTTTAATTTTCAATTTCCTATGTTGCCCGTTAAATTAACCCTTGAAGGTATTTACTCCTACCGGGAGCGCCAGACGATAGATTTTACCCGATTGACGGAGGCCCGGTTGTTCGGGATATTCGGTCCGGTGGGGAGCGGTAAATCGACGATATTGGAGGCGATGATTTATGCCATTTACGGTACGATTGACCGTTTAAATAATGATGTAAAATATAACGTGATGAATCTGCAATCCGACCGCCTGTTCGTGGACTTCGAGTTCCGGGCGGGAGAGGACGGGCGACTGTACCGGGCGACGGTGGAGTGCAGGCGGAGCAAGAAGAGGTTTGCTGACGTGAGTTCACCGAAATACCTTTACCACGTGTGGGAGGGCGACGAGTGGTTGCCCTGTACGAGGGAAGAAGTGGTCGGGGCGATTGGGCTGACGGCACAGAATTTCAAGCGGGTGGTGATTATCCCGCAGGGGAAGTTTCAGGAGTTTCTGATGTTGCGGGACAAGGAGCGGACGGATATGATGATGGAGCTTTTCGGGGAACTCCGGCGCTACGATCTGGGTGGGCGGGTGGCTTACCTGGAGGGGGAGACGACCCGGCGGGTGATTGATTTGCGGGGACAGCTCACTGGATTGGGAGAGGTGGACAGAGAGCGGTTAGCCGAGCGGAAACAGCGTTACGTGGCCTTGCAGGAAGAAATTGCCGGGGTGAAAAAAGAGATTCACGAGGGACAGGAGCAAGTGGAGAGAGGGAAGAAAGTGAAACAACTCACCGACGAGCGGGTGGCACGACAGGAGGAGGAACGAAAGCTGTTGGAACAACGGGAGGCGATGGCGGGTTTGCAGGCTCGCGTGGACGAGTACGAGCGATGTTTGCAGCAGTTCCAGCAACCATTGAGTCGCCACGACGAGACAGGGCGGCGGTTGGCAGAGTCAGCGCGGGTGTTGTCCGGTTACCGGGAGCAACTGACCGCTAAACAGGTGGAGCTTACTCGTTTTTCCGGGCAATTCTCTCAATTGAAACAGGCGTACGAGGGACGGGATGTGTTGAAAGAGCGTGCCGGACATTTGGAACGGTTGCTGCATTTACGTGCGATAAGCAAGGAGCGGGATGAATTGAAGGGGCGACACCGCAAGGGTGAAGAAATCGTGGTGGCAACGAGACGGGAGATCGAGGTGTTGCAGGAACAGTTACGAGAGCAAAAAGAGAGGTTAGAACAGTTGAACCAGTCGATACCCGATATGAAAATGTTATCGGACATTCGGGAATGGTATAATATACAACAGCACATTCGGGAAGAGTTGACCCGTTGGCAGGAAGAGTTAGCCGGGGTGAATAAGGAAATCGCCCGTGAGGAAAGGGAGGTGCGGATGGTACAGGAGCAATATCCCGCGTTCGGGGCGTTACAGGCCATGACATGCGAGGCGTTGCAGGAGGCTTGCCGGGAGAGGCAGGAACAACTTGCCGCTACTGTGAAGGAGATACGGGAGGAGTGGTTACATTTAAGTACTCGCCAGCGATTGGTGGATTTCGCAAGGGAGTTGTCGGAGGGAGAACCTTGTCCCCTTTGCGGGGCCTTGTCGCATCCCGCAGCCTTGCACGCCACGGAAGTCGAGGGTGAGTTGAAGGAGAAGGCCGACCGTGTCGCGGGCTTGGAGGAAGAAGGGAAGGTGTTGGAACGGATGGTGTCCCGTCTGACCGTGATCGGGGAACGGTTGCGGTCGGCAGGGGAAAGGAAAGAGCAAATCACCCGACAGCAGGATGTTGCGCGGGAACGGTTACGGGAGCATCTGACCCGTTTCACGTGGGAAGGGTTTACACCCGATAATATGCAACGCTTGACAGACGAGATGAACCGGGTGGCACTCTTGAACAAGGAGAAACTGGATGGGGAGACGGTACGCGGAAACACGGAGAAGAGCATCGAGCAAAAACGAGTGAATTTTGAAAAGTACGTCGCCCGTCTTGACGAGATCAGCCGGGAGATCGTGCAGCGGGATTCACAGGTCGGGTTGTTGCGGGAGCAGCAAGCCGGGTTTGATGAAAAGGAGTACGAGGGGGTACCCAACATGGAGATCGGCAAGGAGCTGGATGAATGCAGGCAGCGTTTCGAGCAGGTTGGGCGGGATTATCAACGGGATGCCGCACGGTTGCAGGTGATCGAGGCGGATTTCCGGAGGTGGGAAGGGAGCGTGGAGGAAAAAAGCAAGGAGGTGATTCGTTTGCAGCAGGAATTGGAAGAGGAAGTACAGGAGCTGAGTCGTTTGTTGAAAGATTCGACTTATCCCGATCTGGCGGCAGTTCGGGAGGTGTTGGCAGGTAAGCTGGATTTGCCCGGGGTACGGGGAGAGATTAACCGTTACCGGGAGCAGGTTCACGCCGTGCAGGTTCGGAAAGCGGAGTTGGAGGTGTTGCTTGCCGGGGTGTCTTATAACGAGGAAGAACACGTTGCGCTATGTCAACGGGTGGAGGCCGCGTTGGTACGGGAACGGGAGATGCTGGCAGAACAGGGAGCTTTAGGGAACCAGATCAAGGATATGGAAACCCGTGTCGCGGTGCGGGAGAAGATAGGGCAGGAATTGGAAGGTTTGGAGTCTCGGTTGATGAATTTGCAGATGTTGAAGGGATTGTTCCGGGGGAATGATTTCGTGAAGTTCGTTTCGTCGATTTACTTGCAGAATCTTTGTAACGCGGCGAACGAGCGTTTTTACCGGATGACCCGCCAGCGTTTGAAACTGGAGTTAAGCGAGGAAAATGATTTCGTGGTACGTGATTTCATGAACGAGGGACGGGTGAGGAGCGCCCGCACGCTTTCCGGGGGACAGGTTTTCCAAGCCTCGTTGTCGCTGGCTCTGGCATTAACGGATAATATTCGTCATTTGACCGGGAGTAGCCAGAACTTTTTCTTTCTGGATGAGGGATTCGGTTCGCTGGACCGGGAGTCGTTGAGTGTTGTCTTCGAAACCTTGAAATCCTTGCGGGCCGAGAACCGGGTGGTCGGGCTGATCTCTCATGTCGAGGAAATGCAGCAGGAGGTTCCGGCATGTTTGTTCGTGGAGAACACAGTGGAGAGGGGAAGCGTGGTAATAAAAGATAAAAACTAAAAGATAAAAACTAAAAGTTGAAAGATAAAAGTTGAAAGTAGGAAATTAAGAAGCGTTGGCCTTGTGCGGTTGGAATCTAAAATTTAAAATTTAAAATCTAAAATGGTAAAGGTTGGTTTGTTATCAGATACTCACGGGTGGTTGGACCCGAAGATCGTGGAGTTTTTCAAGGATTGTAACGAGGTGTGGCATTGCGGGGACATCGGGGACGTGGCGATCACGGACGCGCTGGCGCAACGATTCACGTTACACGCCGTGTACGGGAATATTGACGGGGGAATATTGCGCCGGATATTCCCGGAGAAAGAAGTGTTTCATTGCGAGAACGTGAAAGTGGTCATCACTCATATCGGTGGTTACCCGGGGCATTATGACCGGAAGATTGCGGAAACGTTACGGCGGGAACGCCCGCAGCTTTTCGTGTGCGGTCACTCGCATATCGCGAAAGTGAAGTACGATCAGGCATTGGGATGCCTGCATATCAATCCGGGGGCAGCCGGGAAATTCGGATTCCACATGGTGCGGACCGCGGCCCGTTTCGAGATTAACGGGGAACGGATCGAGAACCTTGAATTGATCGAGTTGGAAAAATAAATAATTTAAGAGTCTGTTAGGACATTTAATACTTTCTGTTTGTTACATTTGTGCAACTTACACGTAGAATAGGAAGAACATAAAGTATATAATAAAGTATGAAAAGAGTATTACTATCGGCGGTAGCATTGCTAATCGCCTGTTTGAGCTGGGAAAATGCTGACGCGCAACGGAAACCCCGTGAGGTGCAGGAACAAGCGATTAAGTACCAGCGATTAATGCAAATGATTGATGCCGCTTACGTGGATACCGTGAACTTGAAGAAATTGACGGAAGATGCCATCGTGAAGGTACTGGCTGATCTGGACCCTCATTCCGTGTATATTTCCAAAGAGGAGGTTGAGGAGGCGAATGAACCGCTGGACGGGGGCTTTTTCGGGATCGGGATCCAGTTTAACGTGCTTAACGATACGTTGCTGGTCGTGGATGTGGTTGCCGGGGGACCATCGGAAAAGGTGGGCTTGTTGGCCGGAGACCGGATTATTGCCGTTGACGGGGAGAATATTGCCGGGATCGGGATTAGTAACACGGACGTGCGGAAACGGTTGAAAGGCGAGAAAGGGTCTATCGTGAAAGTGAAAGTGAAGAGAGGTGGTGAGATCATTGATTTCAATATCACGCGTGATATGATTCCGATTTATAGTGTTGATGCCTCTTACATGATCGATAAAAATATCGGGTATATCAAGATTGCCCGTTTTGCCGCGACGACGGTGGAAGAGTTCGAGAAGGCCGTGAAGGAGTTGAAGGCGCAGGGGATGAAAGACCTGATTATCGATCTGCAAGGAAACGGGGGCGGTTACATGGGGGCCGCTATCGGTTTGGCCGATCATTTGCTTGACGGGGAGAAGTTGATCGTGTACACGGATAGTCCCGCTTTCGGGCGTATGGGCGAGTCCTCCACGCCGGCAGGGTTGTTCCAAGACGGACGGGTGGTCGTGTTGATTGACGGGAACTCGGCCTCTGCCAGCGAGATCGTGTCGGGAGCGGTGCAGGATTGGGACCGCGGGTTGATCGTGGGACGTCGTTCTTTCGGTAAGGGACTCGTGCAACGGCAATTCCCGTTGACGGACGGTTCTATGGTTCGTCTGACGGTGTCGCATTACTTCACGCCGTCGGGTCGGTGTATCCAGAAGCCTTACAAGGGGAAGGATTATCAGGCCGAGGTGTTCGAACGGTATAATAGTGGCGAGATGTTCAGTGCCGATAGTATCGAATTGACGGATTCCACGAAATATTACACGAAGAAGGATCATCGTCTGGTTTACGGTGGGGGTGGTATTATTCCCGACGTGTTTGTGCCGATTGATACGGGGATCAATTATAGCTACTTTAATCGTTTGCTGGCAAAGGGCGTGATCAATGAATACGTGTTGAATTACGTGGACAAGAATCGGGAATCGCTTAAAAAGAAATACCCGAAGTTCGAGATGTTCCAGAAGAATTTCCAGGTGACAAGTGATATGATCGACGAGATCGTAAAAAGTGGCGAGAAGCAAGGCGTGAAGAAGGACGAGAACCTTTTCACCCCGATCGTGCCGGAAATCAAGTTGTTCGTAAAGTCGCTGATCGCCCGTGATCTTTGGAATATGAACGAGTTGTACCGAATCTCTAACGAGGAGAACAAGATACTGAAAGCTGCCGTGAAGGCATTGAATGACGGGACGTACGGGAGGATTATCAAGTAACGGGACGTTACTTGATAAGCTAAAAGTTAAAAACTAAAAGCTAAAAGTTGGAAAAAACTGCAACTTGTAACTTGTTAACTTGTAACCGAACTGAAAAACTTGTTTTTTCGGTTCTACCTTTTGGTCCGTTTTTTGTTGCGAGTGTTTATTGATGTTAACGGTTCTGGTGTGTGCAGGGTATTTTTAACCTGTAACTTGTGACCTGTTAACTTGTAACCGAACTAAAAAACTCGTTTTTTAGTTCTACCATAATTAACCTTAAATTTAATGGAATGAAGAAGTTTTTATTAGTGGTGCTTGCCATGGTCATGTTAGGTAGCGTGCAGGCCCAAACGTCGTTTAAAAACAAGGTGGAAGGTTTAACCGGGACGGAATTCTATTTTGGTCCGAAGTTCGGTTTTAACGTGGCAAGTATCAGTGATGGTTTGAACAAGAGTAAGTTTAGTTTCCATCTGGGAGCTTTTGCCGAGTTTAAATTTAATGATCTTTTCGGTTTGCAGACGGAGTTGATCTATTCTCGTCAAGGAGATAAAGGAAAGTCTGGGGGTGTGAAGACGTGGGCCCGCGTGAATTATTTGAATATTCCTGTTTTGGCTAAATTCTATGTTTGGGAAGGGGTTAGCGTTGATCTCGGGCCGCAACTGGGTTTTGCCTTGAATGGTAAGAGTAAAACAAAATCCGGGGGAACGGAAGTGAAAACGGATATTGATCATTTGAACACGGTGGATTTGAGTTTTGCCATGGGCTTGTCTTACGATTTCAACATGGGATTAGTTGTTTCTGCCCGTTACAATTTGGGGTTGACGAACGTGATCGAGAAAGACAAATTCGGTGGTAATAACCAGAACCGGGTGTTCCAGTTATCAGCCGGTTGGAAATTTTAGGCGTTTACCCGTGAAATATAGAAACTCGTAAGTTTCGT from Butyricimonas virosa encodes the following:
- a CDS encoding transglutaminase domain-containing protein, whose product is MIGVRASVKWLLTAVAVLSGVSLAAQVLPGEEGILERGRRLPGEVSVEALVDSVARWGRTEREKVIVLAGWFREYMAIDVGKFLTGGPDGDYRDVLKERKGICGDFTGLFGELCNRLGIENERVEGYVVGDGRERGETCLRTNHVWNAVRVAGEWWHVDMMWAVGALGRDAGGEWMFKRHWNPEYVLMRGEQFLTTHMPADPAWQLTDRPYAMDAFIEGNLADGERGDYYNYMDSITVFRRLPRDERQMLFARRANRFNPRNKEVMAVTYYNEAVFLLNYNRKTRAVLNRAREYFRIAEEYARDLPGVKESIDEGLRNVEALIK
- a CDS encoding metallophosphoesterase family protein encodes the protein MVKVGLLSDTHGWLDPKIVEFFKDCNEVWHCGDIGDVAITDALAQRFTLHAVYGNIDGGILRRIFPEKEVFHCENVKVVITHIGGYPGHYDRKIAETLRRERPQLFVCGHSHIAKVKYDQALGCLHINPGAAGKFGFHMVRTAARFEINGERIENLELIELEK
- a CDS encoding S41 family peptidase translates to MKRVLLSAVALLIACLSWENADAQRKPREVQEQAIKYQRLMQMIDAAYVDTVNLKKLTEDAIVKVLADLDPHSVYISKEEVEEANEPLDGGFFGIGIQFNVLNDTLLVVDVVAGGPSEKVGLLAGDRIIAVDGENIAGIGISNTDVRKRLKGEKGSIVKVKVKRGGEIIDFNITRDMIPIYSVDASYMIDKNIGYIKIARFAATTVEEFEKAVKELKAQGMKDLIIDLQGNGGGYMGAAIGLADHLLDGEKLIVYTDSPAFGRMGESSTPAGLFQDGRVVVLIDGNSASASEIVSGAVQDWDRGLIVGRRSFGKGLVQRQFPLTDGSMVRLTVSHYFTPSGRCIQKPYKGKDYQAEVFERYNSGEMFSADSIELTDSTKYYTKKDHRLVYGGGGIIPDVFVPIDTGINYSYFNRLLAKGVINEYVLNYVDKNRESLKKKYPKFEMFQKNFQVTSDMIDEIVKSGEKQGVKKDENLFTPIVPEIKLFVKSLIARDLWNMNELYRISNEENKILKAAVKALNDGTYGRIIK
- a CDS encoding porin family protein: MKKFLLVVLAMVMLGSVQAQTSFKNKVEGLTGTEFYFGPKFGFNVASISDGLNKSKFSFHLGAFAEFKFNDLFGLQTELIYSRQGDKGKSGGVKTWARVNYLNIPVLAKFYVWEGVSVDLGPQLGFALNGKSKTKSGGTEVKTDIDHLNTVDLSFAMGLSYDFNMGLVVSARYNLGLTNVIEKDKFGGNNQNRVFQLSAGWKF
- a CDS encoding exonuclease SbcCD subunit D, whose product is MRILHTSDWHLGKRLNDRERAGEQVAVMDEIVRVTDEEAVDAVIVAGDLFDTFNPPVEAIELLYRTLHRLARGGQRLVVAIAGNHDSPDRVDSPDVLARESGIFFAGNPMIVSRETRTEGGVTLVRSDEGFAEFRLPGFDYPLRVLLTPYTNGQRAKRYMGAEDADEGLRVFLRDHWAGVADKYCDTEGVNLLVAHLFMAREGGELPEEPEDERPINIGGADAVYTLLIPPAMQYAALGHLHRWQTVDMEPCPAVYSGSPLSYSFSEAEQDKYVTLVNLEPGGPACVTKRRLTSGRPLVRRRFEGVEAALQWLAEHPNTWVELTVATDTFLTAQEVKSLHAAHDGIVCIIPDVRDASLVNDRVASIHDLRSDVNALFAEYFRQRKGQEPNEEIMSLFREALSIDGGSRKSDS
- a CDS encoding AAA family ATPase; translation: MLPVKLTLEGIYSYRERQTIDFTRLTEARLFGIFGPVGSGKSTILEAMIYAIYGTIDRLNNDVKYNVMNLQSDRLFVDFEFRAGEDGRLYRATVECRRSKKRFADVSSPKYLYHVWEGDEWLPCTREEVVGAIGLTAQNFKRVVIIPQGKFQEFLMLRDKERTDMMMELFGELRRYDLGGRVAYLEGETTRRVIDLRGQLTGLGEVDRERLAERKQRYVALQEEIAGVKKEIHEGQEQVERGKKVKQLTDERVARQEEERKLLEQREAMAGLQARVDEYERCLQQFQQPLSRHDETGRRLAESARVLSGYREQLTAKQVELTRFSGQFSQLKQAYEGRDVLKERAGHLERLLHLRAISKERDELKGRHRKGEEIVVATRREIEVLQEQLREQKERLEQLNQSIPDMKMLSDIREWYNIQQHIREELTRWQEELAGVNKEIAREEREVRMVQEQYPAFGALQAMTCEALQEACRERQEQLAATVKEIREEWLHLSTRQRLVDFARELSEGEPCPLCGALSHPAALHATEVEGELKEKADRVAGLEEEGKVLERMVSRLTVIGERLRSAGERKEQITRQQDVARERLREHLTRFTWEGFTPDNMQRLTDEMNRVALLNKEKLDGETVRGNTEKSIEQKRVNFEKYVARLDEISREIVQRDSQVGLLREQQAGFDEKEYEGVPNMEIGKELDECRQRFEQVGRDYQRDAARLQVIEADFRRWEGSVEEKSKEVIRLQQELEEEVQELSRLLKDSTYPDLAAVREVLAGKLDLPGVRGEINRYREQVHAVQVRKAELEVLLAGVSYNEEEHVALCQRVEAALVREREMLAEQGALGNQIKDMETRVAVREKIGQELEGLESRLMNLQMLKGLFRGNDFVKFVSSIYLQNLCNAANERFYRMTRQRLKLELSEENDFVVRDFMNEGRVRSARTLSGGQVFQASLSLALALTDNIRHLTGSSQNFFFLDEGFGSLDRESLSVVFETLKSLRAENRVVGLISHVEEMQQEVPACLFVENTVERGSVVIKDKN
- the nfo gene encoding deoxyribonuclease IV, translating into MGKYIGAHVSASGGVENAPLNAREIGATAFALFTKNQRQWKAAPLTAGSIALFKERCEEFGFTPKQILPHDSYLINLGNPDADALAKSREAFLDEMQRCEQLGLDRLNFHPGSTLKKISDEECLALIAESINLTLDKTCGVTAVIENTAGQGSNLGYTFEQIAYIIDRVEDKSRVGVCIDTCHSFAAGYDLASTGGFTETFEHFDNVIGFKYLRGMHLNDAKKELGSRVDRHDSLGKGTLGIEPFKWIMEDERFDGIPLILETPDEALWPEEIRMLKGFVK